The Triticum aestivum cultivar Chinese Spring chromosome 7B, IWGSC CS RefSeq v2.1, whole genome shotgun sequence genome window below encodes:
- the LOC123155561 gene encoding tRNA pseudouridine synthase A isoform X1, with amino-acid sequence MLAKFRPLMAAAPTTKSAPAVAFSTAAERDGYAQYNHTDACQHLRWTARESYEYMHARPWSRVVDFYAELVRTGAGAAGLAELFRKDEIFLPQTDHLRDTNGEEPLASSEKQMSVKSSKARGGRWGRANFKIVLSYHGGSFDGWQKQPGLNTVQGLVEKHLGQFVDERKAKQLQERSLPVEGCATVAGRTDKGVTALQQVCSFYTWRKDVQPGDLKDTINEAAPDKIKSLVVSEVSREFHPNFSAKWRTYLYIFPLDGDAKSISEDEQSSMILENPEYKAPRSFDVAKVDKIIRQLEGKMLSYKIFARDTQASRSDGPATECFMFHSRAAVTKLYSADENCKEGTTVMCVELVANRFLRKMVRVLVATSIREAAAGADEDALLNLMDATCRRATAPPAPAEGLCLVDVGYEDFDEQRCFIID; translated from the exons ATGCTCGCCAAGTTCCGGCCTCTCATGGCGGCGGCACCGACGACGAAGTCCGCCCCGGCCGTGGCGTTCTCCACGGCGGCGGAGCGGGACGGCTACGCGCAGTACAACCACACCGACGCGTGCCAGCACCTCCGGTGGACTGCCAG GGAGAGCTACGAGTACATGCACGCGCGGCCGTGGAGCAGGGTGGTCGACTTCTACGCCGAGCTCGTGCGCACCGGCGCCGGCGCGGCGGGGCTCGCCGAGCTGTTTCGGAAAGACGAG ATTTTCCTTCCGCAGACAGATCATCTTCGTGACACGAATGGTGAGGAGCCTTTAGCATCATCTGAAAAACAAATGTCTGTTAAATCCTCCAAAGCCCGAGGAGGCAGGTGGGGAAGAGCAAACTTTAAGATTGTTCTTTCATATCATGGGGGGTCGTTTGATGGTTGGCAGAAGCAGCCTGGCCTCAACACTGTTCAAGG GTTGGTGGAAAAACATCTTGGACAATTTGTCGACGAGAGAAAAGCTAAACAACTTCAAGAAAGATCTTTGCCGGTAGAAGGCTGTGCCACTGTTGCTGGGCGCACTGACAAAGGGGTGACTGCTCTTCAGCAAGTCTGCTCATTTT ATACGTGGAGGAAGGATGTACAGCCTGGCGATCTAAAAGACACAATAAATGAGGCTGCACCAGataaaatcaaatctttggtcgtGTCAGAG GTCTCACGTGAATTTCATCCTAATTTTTCAGCCAAATGGAGGACATACCTGTATATATTTCCTCTTGATGGGGATGCTAAATCAATATCAGAGGATGAGCAATCCTCTATGATACTAGAGAATCCTGAATACAAAGCACCTCGGAGCTTTGATGTGGCCAAGGTTGACAAAATCATTAGGCAACTGGAAGGAAAAATGCTATCTTACAAAATATTTGCACGTGACACACAAGCTTCACGTAGCGA TGGCCCAGCTACCGAGTGTTTTATGTTCCATTCTCGAGCTGCAGTGACCAAACTGTATTCTGCTGATGAG aattgcaaagaaggcACGACGGTCATGTGTGTTGAGCTAGTTGCGAACAGATTCCTACGCAAG ATGGTTAGGGTTCTTGTTGCGACCAGCATCAGAGAGGCCGCTGCTGGAGCCGATGAAGACGCCTTGCTGAACCTGATGGACGCCACGTGCAGGCGCGCAACGGCTCCCCCGGCGCCCGCGGAGGGCCTCTGCCTTGTAGACGTGGGCTATGAAGATTTCGACGAACAGAGGTGCTTCATCATTGACTAA
- the LOC123155561 gene encoding tRNA pseudouridine synthase A isoform X2, with translation MLAKFRPLMAAAPTTKSAPAVAFSTAAERDGYAQYNHTDACQHLRWTARESYEYMHARPWSRVVDFYAELVRTGAGAAGLAELFRKDETDHLRDTNGEEPLASSEKQMSVKSSKARGGRWGRANFKIVLSYHGGSFDGWQKQPGLNTVQGLVEKHLGQFVDERKAKQLQERSLPVEGCATVAGRTDKGVTALQQVCSFYTWRKDVQPGDLKDTINEAAPDKIKSLVVSEVSREFHPNFSAKWRTYLYIFPLDGDAKSISEDEQSSMILENPEYKAPRSFDVAKVDKIIRQLEGKMLSYKIFARDTQASRSDGPATECFMFHSRAAVTKLYSADENCKEGTTVMCVELVANRFLRKMVRVLVATSIREAAAGADEDALLNLMDATCRRATAPPAPAEGLCLVDVGYEDFDEQRCFIID, from the exons ATGCTCGCCAAGTTCCGGCCTCTCATGGCGGCGGCACCGACGACGAAGTCCGCCCCGGCCGTGGCGTTCTCCACGGCGGCGGAGCGGGACGGCTACGCGCAGTACAACCACACCGACGCGTGCCAGCACCTCCGGTGGACTGCCAG GGAGAGCTACGAGTACATGCACGCGCGGCCGTGGAGCAGGGTGGTCGACTTCTACGCCGAGCTCGTGCGCACCGGCGCCGGCGCGGCGGGGCTCGCCGAGCTGTTTCGGAAAGACGAG ACAGATCATCTTCGTGACACGAATGGTGAGGAGCCTTTAGCATCATCTGAAAAACAAATGTCTGTTAAATCCTCCAAAGCCCGAGGAGGCAGGTGGGGAAGAGCAAACTTTAAGATTGTTCTTTCATATCATGGGGGGTCGTTTGATGGTTGGCAGAAGCAGCCTGGCCTCAACACTGTTCAAGG GTTGGTGGAAAAACATCTTGGACAATTTGTCGACGAGAGAAAAGCTAAACAACTTCAAGAAAGATCTTTGCCGGTAGAAGGCTGTGCCACTGTTGCTGGGCGCACTGACAAAGGGGTGACTGCTCTTCAGCAAGTCTGCTCATTTT ATACGTGGAGGAAGGATGTACAGCCTGGCGATCTAAAAGACACAATAAATGAGGCTGCACCAGataaaatcaaatctttggtcgtGTCAGAG GTCTCACGTGAATTTCATCCTAATTTTTCAGCCAAATGGAGGACATACCTGTATATATTTCCTCTTGATGGGGATGCTAAATCAATATCAGAGGATGAGCAATCCTCTATGATACTAGAGAATCCTGAATACAAAGCACCTCGGAGCTTTGATGTGGCCAAGGTTGACAAAATCATTAGGCAACTGGAAGGAAAAATGCTATCTTACAAAATATTTGCACGTGACACACAAGCTTCACGTAGCGA TGGCCCAGCTACCGAGTGTTTTATGTTCCATTCTCGAGCTGCAGTGACCAAACTGTATTCTGCTGATGAG aattgcaaagaaggcACGACGGTCATGTGTGTTGAGCTAGTTGCGAACAGATTCCTACGCAAG ATGGTTAGGGTTCTTGTTGCGACCAGCATCAGAGAGGCCGCTGCTGGAGCCGATGAAGACGCCTTGCTGAACCTGATGGACGCCACGTGCAGGCGCGCAACGGCTCCCCCGGCGCCCGCGGAGGGCCTCTGCCTTGTAGACGTGGGCTATGAAGATTTCGACGAACAGAGGTGCTTCATCATTGACTAA
- the LOC123155559 gene encoding probable serine/threonine-protein kinase PBL17, whose amino-acid sequence MGGCFSLEEQRLQSRTGTSAEAGGPDGLRKCKSDSKAISSVLAPPKDVEDLQTEGYGNVNIFTYNELRAATKNFRPDQILGEGGFGVVYKGVIDENVRIGFPSRQVAVKELNPEGFQGDKEWLAEVNYLGQLSHANLVELIGYCCEGSHRLLVYEYMACGSLEKHLFRRVCLNMPWSTRMKIALGAARGLEYLHGAERSIIYRDFKTSNILLDADYNAKLSDFGLARTGPSGDQTHVSTRVMGTYGYAAPEYVMTGHLTARSDVYGFGVVLLEMIIGRRAVDKSRPSREHNLVEWARPLLVHNRKLFRIIDPRMEGQYSTKAAIEVASLCYRCLSQNPKGRPTMSQVVETFEEVQSMPECQDILLQNCMTGSVTLYEVPKEPVEHVETEKAKQEPTAKTDAVAVAVPPTNGKPVPQSRRTRPANGRSKSEPPLECKLYIPSPDSDGHQLGLEALASPPSRNSSRDDPPPVDEDLYKI is encoded by the exons ATGGGGGGCTGCTTCTCGCTCGAGGAGCAGCGGCTCCAGAGCAGGACAG GCACTTCGGCTGAAGCTGGTGGACCAGATGGGCTGAGGAAGTGCAAATCTGATTCTAAAGCTATTTCAAGTGTTCTTGCTCCTCCGAAAGATGTGGAGGACCTGCAAACAGAAGGATATGGAAATGTCAACATTTTCACATACAACGAACTGCGAGCAGCCACAAAGAACTTTCGGCCTGATCAGATTCTTGGGGAGGGTGGATTTGGAGTTGTTTACAAAGGCGTCATCGATGAAAATGTTAGAATAGGTTTTCCATCCAGACAGGTTGCTGTGAAAGAACTGAACCCAGAAGGTTTTCAAGGAGACAAGGAATGGTTG GCAGAAGTCAACTATCTTGGGCAACTTAGTCATGCAAATCTAGTCGAACTGATTGGCTATTGCTGCGAGGGTTCACATAGATTACTTGTCTACGAGTACATGGCTTGTGGCAGTCTTGAAAAGCACCTTTTTCGAC GGGTTTGCCTTAATATGCCATGGTCGACTCGCATGAAGATTGCGCTTGGTGCAGCAAGGGGGCTTGAGTACCTCCACGGAGCTGAGAGATCCATTATCTATAGGGATTTCAAGACATCAAACATCTTGCTAGATGCG GATTATAATGCTAAGCTTTCAGACTTTGGCCTAGCAAGAACTGGACCTAGTGGAGACCAAACCCATGTCTCAACTCGGGTCATGGGAACTTATGGCTATGCAGCTCCTGAATATGTGATGACTG GCCATTTGACAGCACGGAGTGATGTTTATGGGTTTGGTGTTGTGCTTCTCGAGATGATTATTGGGAGGAGGGCTGTGGACAAGAGCCGGCCGAGCCGTGAGCATAACCTAGTTGAGTGGGCACGCCCCCTCCTTGTCCACAACCGGAAGCTCTTCAGAATCATTGATCCTAGAATGGAAGGCCAATACTCCACCAAGGCTGCCATTGAAGTGGCCAGCCTTTGCTACCGATGCTTGAGCCAGAACCCTAAAGGGCGTCCTACTATGAGCCAGGTCGTCGAAACCTTTGAGGAGGTTCAAAGCATGCCGGAATGCCAGGACATACTCCTGCAGAATTGCATGACCGGATCTGTGACGCTATACGAGGTCCCAAAGGAGCCTGTTGAGCATGTGGAGACAGAGAAGGCGAAGCAAGAACCAACAGCAAAGACTGATGCCGTGGCGGTGGCCGTGCCACCGACGAACGGAAAGCCAGTGCCCCAGAGCAGGAGGACGCGGCCAGCGAACGGCAGGAGCAAGAGCGAGCCGCCTCTGGAGTGCAAGCTGTACATCCCTTCGCCTGACTCCGACGGGCATCAGCTGGGGCTGGAAGCCCTGGCATCGCCCCCTTCCAGAAACAGCAGCAGGGATGATCCTCCTCCCGTGGACGAAGATCTGTACAAGATATAA